The following are encoded together in the Bradymonas sediminis genome:
- a CDS encoding aldo/keto reductase: protein MSNARRLGKTGLKVSRICLGTMMFGGRTDLKESRRIADACLERGAYFWDTADMYSLGASEEVVGKLMEGRRHEVVLATKAWATMSDLPNDRGLSARHLIAACEASLRRLGTDYLDIFYMHFTDPNTRTEESLRAMEDLVRSGKVRYVGVSNHQAWQVADRIAVARQHGWQPLDVVQPLYNILNRDIERELIPMAQHYGLGVVTYSSLARGVLTGKYKWDQAPPEGSRLSTGDKRMKQAEWREESLRVVEALRPLAESRNIPMSQLATAWALNNDYIDSVIIGPRTLEQAEDALACLDVDFDDELEEAIDALVPRGTHAGREIPDQEVFPVMGRRTKGA, encoded by the coding sequence ATGTCTAACGCACGACGACTCGGAAAAACCGGCCTCAAAGTCTCCCGCATCTGCCTCGGCACCATGATGTTCGGCGGGCGCACCGACCTCAAAGAATCCCGACGCATCGCAGACGCATGCCTTGAGCGCGGCGCCTACTTCTGGGACACCGCCGATATGTATAGCCTCGGCGCCTCCGAAGAGGTCGTCGGTAAATTAATGGAAGGCCGCCGCCACGAAGTCGTGCTCGCCACAAAAGCCTGGGCCACCATGAGCGATCTTCCCAACGACCGCGGCCTCAGCGCGCGCCATCTCATCGCCGCCTGCGAGGCATCGCTGCGCCGGCTGGGCACCGATTATCTCGACATCTTTTATATGCACTTCACCGACCCCAACACCCGCACCGAGGAGAGCCTGCGCGCCATGGAGGACCTCGTTCGCAGCGGCAAAGTCCGCTATGTCGGCGTGTCCAACCACCAGGCCTGGCAGGTCGCCGACCGCATCGCGGTCGCCCGCCAGCACGGCTGGCAACCCCTCGACGTCGTCCAACCCCTCTATAATATCCTCAACCGCGACATCGAACGCGAACTCATCCCCATGGCCCAACACTACGGCCTGGGCGTCGTCACCTACTCGTCGCTGGCCCGCGGCGTCCTCACCGGAAAATACAAATGGGACCAGGCCCCGCCCGAAGGCTCGCGCCTGTCCACCGGCGACAAACGCATGAAGCAGGCCGAATGGCGCGAGGAAAGCCTTCGCGTCGTCGAAGCCCTTCGCCCCCTGGCCGAATCGCGCAATATCCCCATGAGCCAATTGGCCACCGCCTGGGCTCTCAATAACGACTATATCGACTCCGTCATCATCGGCCCCCGCACCCTAGAGCAGGCCGAAGACGCGCTCGCGTGCCTGGACGTCGACTTTGACGATGAGCTGGAAGAGGCCATCGACGCGCTAGTCCCGCGCGGCACCCACGCCGGACGCGAAATCCCCGACCAGGAGGTATTTCCGGTGATGGGCCGGCGCACAAAAGGAGCGTGA
- a CDS encoding SDR family oxidoreductase: MTTQRTLLITGAAGFVGSYLLRKLVEDEPHGIDRIIATDIRDIDADLAESDRVDARYLDICDEKAVVKLFEEVRPDVAVHLAAIVTPPPGDHREMQFNVDVRGTRHVIAGCLAAGTEQFIYTSSGAAYGYHPRNRELLVEEDPVQGNEAFAYAHHKRIVEEELAVVREEHPELQQLIFRVSTVLGPSTDNQITSLFERSIVTGLRGVDSRFCIISDEDVVGALLHGVKTQQSGIFNLTGDGVLTLEEIAARMGGKYVALPEFAIRGALTGLSAAGVGPYGPEQILFLKYRPVFDNTRLKEDFGFTPQFTSEQAFERYRQGKLARDASRVVMITGAGGGLGFALAKAHATRGHRLVLVDRDADALERTYMMARAQGAQAVRVVCDVRNQAQCDRAVETAQKTFGSLDTLYNNAAIPLRGMFKDIDADQVAQVIDVNLLGAVRMTEAALPLIRQHRGRIAAISSVAGFAPLTGRTAYAASKHALHGFFDSLRTEVDGDGVSVTLACPSYIKTAMRRDAADGAAEIDVNVAAHSIVDAVESRQRQVMVGRTAQLAWWANRLAPSVFEKLMRRSVKDEFPT, from the coding sequence ATGACTACGCAACGAACACTCCTGATCACCGGCGCCGCCGGTTTCGTCGGCTCATACCTCCTGCGAAAGCTCGTCGAAGATGAGCCACACGGCATCGACCGCATCATCGCCACCGACATCCGCGATATCGACGCCGACCTCGCCGAAAGCGACCGGGTCGACGCGCGATACCTCGATATTTGTGATGAAAAAGCGGTGGTCAAACTCTTCGAAGAGGTTCGCCCTGACGTCGCGGTCCACCTCGCCGCCATCGTCACACCGCCCCCCGGCGACCACCGCGAGATGCAATTCAACGTCGACGTGCGCGGCACCCGCCACGTCATCGCCGGCTGCCTCGCCGCCGGCACCGAACAATTTATCTACACCTCCAGCGGCGCGGCCTACGGCTACCACCCGCGCAACCGCGAACTCCTCGTCGAAGAGGACCCCGTCCAGGGCAACGAAGCCTTCGCCTACGCACACCACAAGCGTATCGTCGAAGAAGAACTCGCCGTGGTCCGCGAGGAACACCCTGAACTCCAGCAATTGATCTTCCGCGTATCGACGGTCCTCGGCCCAAGCACCGATAACCAGATCACCAGCCTCTTCGAGCGGTCCATCGTCACCGGCCTTCGCGGCGTCGACTCACGCTTTTGCATCATCTCCGACGAAGATGTCGTCGGCGCCCTGCTCCACGGCGTAAAAACCCAGCAATCTGGCATCTTTAACCTCACCGGCGACGGCGTGCTCACCCTCGAAGAGATCGCCGCGCGCATGGGCGGAAAATACGTCGCCTTGCCCGAATTCGCGATCCGCGGCGCCCTCACCGGCCTCTCCGCCGCCGGCGTCGGCCCCTACGGCCCCGAACAGATCCTCTTCCTCAAATACCGCCCGGTCTTCGATAACACCCGCCTCAAAGAAGACTTCGGCTTCACTCCCCAATTCACCAGCGAACAAGCCTTCGAGCGCTATCGCCAGGGCAAACTCGCGCGCGACGCCTCACGCGTCGTGATGATCACCGGCGCCGGCGGCGGCCTGGGCTTCGCGCTGGCCAAGGCCCACGCAACCCGCGGCCACCGACTCGTCCTCGTAGACCGCGACGCCGACGCCCTCGAGCGCACCTATATGATGGCCCGCGCCCAGGGCGCCCAAGCCGTGCGTGTTGTCTGCGATGTTCGTAACCAGGCGCAGTGTGACCGCGCGGTCGAAACCGCCCAAAAGACCTTCGGAAGCCTCGACACACTCTATAATAACGCCGCAATCCCGCTGCGCGGCATGTTCAAAGATATCGACGCCGACCAGGTCGCCCAGGTCATCGACGTCAACCTGCTCGGCGCCGTGCGCATGACCGAGGCAGCGCTGCCTCTTATCCGCCAACACCGTGGACGCATCGCCGCCATCTCGAGCGTCGCAGGCTTCGCCCCGCTCACCGGTCGCACCGCCTACGCCGCCAGCAAACACGCGCTCCATGGTTTCTTCGACTCCCTGCGCACCGAGGTCGACGGCGACGGCGTCTCGGTCACCCTCGCCTGCCCAAGCTATATCAAAACCGCCATGCGCCGAGACGCCGCCGACGGCGCCGCAGAGATCGACGTCAACGTCGCCGCTCACTCCATCGTCGACGCCGTCGAATCACGCCAACGCCAGGTCATGGTTGGGCGCACCGCTCAACTGGCCTGGTGGGCAAATCGCCTGGCCCCCTCGGTCTTCGAAAAGCTCATGCGCCGCAGCGTCAAAGACGAATTCCCAACTTGA
- a CDS encoding bile acid:sodium symporter family protein has protein sequence MIESIDAISLNFDPGSLLALNLILGFIMFGIALSLRVSDFREVAKRPRAPLIGMLAQFLLLPAATWALTRLLELPPSISLGMILVSSCPGGNISNLIAHLSRANTALSISLTAVSTAAAVFMTPLNVSFWGSMSPDTAALLTDFNLNPLDMFLNVLILLGLPLIAGMSLRAKFPTLADRALKPFKILSILLFIALVTIAFQSNFSAFVAVIGIIFLPVALHNALAWAVGYSAAKAARLPKEDVRAVAIEVAIQNSGLGLVLTFAFFDGLGGMAVIAGWWGIWHVIAGLTMATIWSRTAS, from the coding sequence ATGATTGAATCGATTGACGCCATCTCGCTGAACTTTGACCCGGGCAGCCTCCTCGCGCTCAACCTAATTCTGGGTTTCATCATGTTCGGCATCGCGCTGTCGCTGCGCGTCTCCGACTTTCGCGAGGTCGCCAAGCGCCCCCGCGCCCCCCTGATCGGCATGCTCGCCCAATTTCTCCTGCTCCCCGCCGCAACCTGGGCACTCACTCGACTCCTGGAACTCCCCCCGAGCATCTCCCTGGGCATGATCCTCGTCTCATCGTGCCCCGGCGGCAATATCTCCAACCTCATCGCCCACCTCAGCCGCGCGAACACCGCCCTTTCGATCTCGTTAACCGCGGTCTCGACCGCAGCCGCCGTCTTTATGACCCCCCTCAACGTCTCCTTCTGGGGCTCGATGTCTCCTGACACCGCCGCGCTGCTCACCGACTTCAACCTAAACCCGCTCGACATGTTCCTAAACGTGCTCATCCTGCTCGGCCTTCCCCTTATCGCCGGGATGAGCCTGCGCGCGAAATTCCCCACCCTCGCTGACCGCGCCCTTAAACCATTTAAGATCCTATCCATCCTCCTATTCATCGCCCTGGTCACGATCGCTTTTCAGTCCAACTTCTCTGCCTTCGTCGCGGTCATCGGCATCATCTTCTTGCCAGTCGCGCTGCACAACGCCCTGGCCTGGGCGGTCGGCTATTCCGCGGCTAAAGCCGCGCGACTACCCAAAGAGGACGTGCGAGCGGTGGCCATCGAAGTCGCCATCCAAAACTCCGGTCTCGGCCTCGTGCTCACCTTCGCCTTCTTTGATGGGCTCGGAGGTATGGCCGTTATTGCCGGCTGGTGGGGCATCTGGCATGTCATCGCCGGCTTGACCATGGCGACCATCTGGAGCCGAACAGCCTCATAA
- a CDS encoding flavin-containing monooxygenase, translated as MNQPVESTVAHQAKMKNAEGFAGEQIPRGEPGEVIDRSGRVCVIGAGPAGLTTARALARNGVLYDQFERHSDVGGVWDMDSEYANMYESAHLISSKASTQVADFPLPEEAADYPSHRVIKRYFRDFAEAFGLYERIRFEVSVERIERDGDGWTVELDTGEIYRYDAVCIANGHLNDPNWAEFPGEFDGEIFHSCDYRSADVFNGKRVLVIGAGNSGCDITVDAIHRAESVDLSMRRGYYIVPKYILGVPAADFGSGSSKLSMPMWLKQRLDAKLLRTLYPDPRKYGIPEPDHKLYESHPIVNSQLLYHLGHGDVSIRPNIARFEGKTVHFTDGKSAEYDVVVMATGYKLTFPFIDRDHFTWRAGGKAPNLYLNIFHPEYDNLFVMGLIESDGGGWEIRASQGEAVAKFLSAQKSDPAKAARFREKKRGPAPDTTGGVDFSKFERMAYYVRNSVYRARMEELLAWFEEA; from the coding sequence ATGAATCAGCCCGTAGAGAGCACTGTCGCACATCAAGCCAAGATGAAGAACGCGGAGGGGTTTGCCGGTGAGCAGATTCCGCGCGGCGAGCCCGGAGAGGTCATCGACCGAAGCGGGCGAGTGTGCGTGATCGGGGCGGGGCCGGCGGGTCTGACGACCGCGCGTGCGCTGGCCCGGAACGGCGTGCTCTATGACCAATTCGAGCGCCACAGCGATGTCGGCGGGGTGTGGGATATGGATTCGGAGTACGCGAATATGTACGAATCCGCGCATCTTATCTCGTCGAAAGCGTCGACGCAGGTCGCGGATTTTCCGTTGCCGGAGGAGGCGGCGGATTATCCGAGCCACCGCGTCATTAAGCGTTATTTTCGGGACTTCGCCGAGGCGTTTGGCCTCTATGAGCGCATCCGCTTTGAGGTCAGCGTGGAGCGGATTGAGCGCGATGGCGACGGGTGGACGGTGGAGTTGGATACGGGCGAAATCTATCGCTACGACGCGGTGTGCATCGCTAATGGGCATCTAAACGACCCGAATTGGGCGGAGTTCCCGGGGGAGTTCGACGGCGAGATATTTCACTCCTGCGATTATCGAAGCGCGGATGTTTTTAATGGCAAGCGCGTGTTGGTGATCGGAGCGGGGAATAGTGGTTGTGATATCACCGTCGACGCGATTCATCGGGCTGAGTCGGTCGATCTGTCGATGCGTCGCGGTTATTATATCGTGCCCAAATATATTCTCGGGGTGCCGGCGGCGGACTTCGGCTCGGGCTCGAGCAAATTGTCAATGCCGATGTGGTTGAAGCAGCGGTTGGACGCGAAGTTATTGCGCACGCTTTATCCGGACCCGCGCAAATACGGCATCCCCGAACCGGATCATAAGTTGTATGAGTCGCATCCCATCGTGAACTCGCAGCTTTTGTATCACCTGGGCCACGGCGACGTGAGCATTCGACCGAATATCGCGCGCTTTGAGGGGAAGACCGTTCATTTTACGGACGGTAAATCGGCGGAGTACGATGTGGTCGTGATGGCCACCGGCTATAAGCTGACGTTCCCGTTTATCGACCGCGATCATTTTACGTGGCGCGCGGGCGGCAAGGCGCCGAATCTGTATCTCAATATCTTCCACCCGGAGTATGATAATCTGTTCGTGATGGGGTTGATTGAGTCGGACGGCGGCGGCTGGGAGATTCGGGCGTCGCAGGGCGAGGCGGTGGCGAAGTTTTTGTCGGCCCAGAAGAGCGATCCGGCGAAGGCGGCGCGTTTTCGGGAGAAGAAGCGCGGTCCGGCGCCCGACACAACGGGCGGGGTCGACTTCTCGAAATTCGAGCGGATGGCGTATTATGTGCGCAACTCGGTCTATCGGGCGAGGATGGAGGAGTTATTGGCGTGGTTTGAAGAGGCCTAG
- a CDS encoding mechanosensitive ion channel family protein encodes MELGIEKAYVLLTEKLSGWLSSAIEMLPNFVAAILILIAFYLIGWVVRRVINRTLTSITTNRAVIGLIETTAGVAILTTGIFIALGILKLDGTVTSLLAGVGVIGLALGFAFQDIAANFMSGVILSIQHPYGIDDMIECKGFYGRVHDINLRSTVIRTTQGQLVHVPNKEILNSPLTNYSWNHKRRIDISLGVSYADDHEKARRLAIEAVQNLEAVDKDQPIEFFYTEIGPSTFNGTLRFWVNFHVHVDFLAPQSEAIIAVAKVFAENDIDMPYPITTLEFGPKGGVTLDAMLLRASEKQPTELEASTQP; translated from the coding sequence ATGGAACTAGGCATCGAAAAAGCGTACGTACTCCTCACCGAGAAGCTCAGCGGGTGGCTCAGTAGCGCCATCGAAATGCTGCCGAATTTCGTCGCGGCGATTCTCATCCTCATCGCGTTCTATCTCATTGGCTGGGTCGTGCGCCGGGTGATTAACCGCACCCTCACAAGCATCACCACCAACCGCGCAGTCATCGGCCTCATCGAGACCACCGCCGGCGTCGCCATCCTAACCACGGGCATCTTTATCGCCCTGGGCATCCTCAAATTGGACGGCACGGTCACCTCCCTGCTCGCCGGTGTCGGTGTCATCGGTTTGGCGCTGGGTTTTGCCTTCCAAGATATCGCCGCCAACTTCATGTCCGGCGTCATCCTCTCGATCCAACACCCCTATGGCATCGACGATATGATCGAATGCAAGGGCTTCTACGGCCGAGTGCACGACATTAACCTGCGCTCCACGGTCATTCGCACAACCCAGGGGCAATTGGTGCATGTCCCCAATAAGGAAATCCTCAACAGCCCGCTGACCAATTATTCATGGAATCATAAGCGGCGCATCGATATCAGTCTGGGCGTCTCCTATGCCGACGACCACGAAAAAGCCCGCCGCCTGGCCATCGAAGCCGTTCAAAACCTCGAAGCCGTCGATAAAGACCAGCCCATCGAGTTCTTCTATACCGAGATCGGCCCCTCAACCTTCAACGGCACGCTGCGCTTCTGGGTGAACTTCCACGTGCACGTCGACTTCTTAGCCCCTCAGAGCGAGGCCATTATCGCCGTCGCCAAGGTCTTCGCCGAGAACGATATCGATATGCCCTATCCCATCACCACCCTTGAGTTTGGGCCCAAAGGCGGGGTCACCCTCGACGCGATGCTGCTCCGCGCATCCGAAAAGCAACCCACTGAACTCGAGGCAAGCACTCAACCCTAG
- a CDS encoding DMT family transporter has product MKPILVAYGSLAIAIICEVIGTTFLMESEQFTRIGPTLTMAGLYVCSFYFLSQTLKIIPLGIAYAIWAAVGIVLTAMIGLVVFKQTLDVAAVFGIGMIIGGVLVINLFSRSLGH; this is encoded by the coding sequence ATGAAGCCGATTCTAGTTGCTTATGGCTCGTTGGCGATCGCGATTATCTGCGAAGTGATCGGCACGACTTTTCTGATGGAGTCTGAGCAGTTTACCCGTATCGGGCCAACCCTGACGATGGCGGGGCTGTATGTCTGCTCTTTCTACTTCTTGTCGCAGACGTTGAAAATAATTCCGCTGGGCATCGCTTATGCGATCTGGGCGGCGGTGGGCATTGTGCTGACCGCGATGATTGGCCTGGTGGTGTTCAAGCAGACGCTGGACGTGGCCGCGGTGTTTGGGATTGGGATGATTATCGGCGGGGTGCTGGTGATTAATCTCTTTTCACGGTCTTTGGGGCATTGA